Sequence from the Fusobacterium sp. IOR10 genome:
CTAAAGATTTTACTGTTTCTCCTTTCAACCTTCTTTCATAAATTTCTATTTTTTGTTTATTTGTTAATTTGGACATAAGAAATGCACCCTCCATCTTATTTGTCTAAGATTTTGGGTGCACTACAAACCCTCTTTCTCTTTTTATTTATCTTAAATGAATTTTATTATCCTCTAAACTGTCAATGATAGCTAGTGATTTTAAGTGTAATCCTGACTCTCTTAAAAGCTTTCCTCCATTTTGGAATCCCTTCTCAATAACTATTCCAACTCCTACAACTTCTGCACCTGCTTCTTCAACTATTTTTTTAAGACCTATTACTGCATTTCCCATAGCTAAAAAATCATCTACTATTAAAATTTTATCACCTTTATTTATAAATTCTTTAGAAACAGTGATATTATAATCTTTATTTTTTGTAAAAGAATGAACAATAGTATTATAATTTTCAGACATTGTTGCAGGTTTATTTTTTTTAGCAAATACCATTGGAACATTAAAAGCGTAAGCTGTTCCTATACCTATAGCTATTCCTGAAGCTTCAATAGTTAATACTTTGTTAACTTTCTTATCCTCAAATACATTTTTAAATTCTTTTCCTATTTCATACATCAAATTAGGATCTATTTGATGATTTAAAAAACTATCAACCTTTAATAGTTTTGAATTTTTTACACTTCCCTTTTCAATTATCATTTCTTTTAACAATTTCATTATATCTCTCCTTAATTTATATTATTCATATATTTCTGCTGTTATTTTTTCTATTAAAGAGTATTTTAATTCTCTTAGGTCTTTAGATAAGTTAACTTTGTATTTATGAGGAAATTCTAATCTTTTTCTCTCATTTGAAATTTTGTTTAACTTGTTAAAATAATATTTCTGTGATTTTAATACATCATTTAAATCGTAATATTCATCTGTAAATTGTCCATTTTTAACATATAATCTTGTTAATTTTTCATAAGTATAGTTTCCTTTATAAAGAATACTATATTTCAATTCATTTGTCTCATCTTGAGTTCTAAACTCTTCATTTGATAATATTTTTTCTTTATCTGTATCCCCATTAACTAAAGTAATTATATCTGAATAAGCTATACCTTTTTTATCATAAATTCTATAAACTTCTTTAAAACCTGGATTTGATATTTTTATTGTATCCTCTGATAATTTCATTACAGGTTGATTTTGTATTTCAACTATTTTATAAACCCCACCAAAGCAAGGATTTGATTTACTTACAGCAATAGCGTCTCCTACACCAAATATATCCCCACAAGCTTGTTGTTCTTTTAAAGATTTTATTAAATCTTCATTAAGCCCATTAGTTAAAAATATTTTAGCCTTTTTTAATCCTGCTCTATCTAATTCTGCTCTACATTTTTTAGAAAGGTAAGCTAGATCTCCAGAATCTATCCTAACTCCATAAACTCCTTGATAAGTATCATCTATTCCATTATCCTTAAAGGATTGTATAGCATTTTTTATCCCTATTTTTAAAGTATTATATGTATCTATAAGTAAGATTAAAGTATTTGCTTGTCTTTTTCTTCTATATTTTATGAACATATCAAAAGATTCTTTTTCAGCTTTTTTCCCAACTCCAAAGGTCTGTACATATGAATGTGCCATTGTTCCAACACTAGGTACCCCATATTTATATTCAGCTACTAAATTTGAATGGGATGTACATCCTCCTATAATAGATGCTTTAGTTCCTGATACAGCACTATCAAAACCATGAGCTCTTCTGCTTCCAAAAGAAGATACTTGTAAAGGATAAGCTGCCCTTGTTACTCTAGATGCTTTTGTTGCAATGGCCATTTGCATATTCATTATATTTAACAAAGGTGTTTCTAATATTTTTGCTTGAACCAATGGAGCTTTAATACTTATAACAGGTTCATTAGCATAGGCTATTTCCCCTTCTCTCATTGCATAGATATCCCCTGTAAATTTTAATTTAGATAAAT
This genomic interval carries:
- a CDS encoding xanthine phosphoribosyltransferase translates to MKLLKEMIIEKGSVKNSKLLKVDSFLNHQIDPNLMYEIGKEFKNVFEDKKVNKVLTIEASGIAIGIGTAYAFNVPMVFAKKNKPATMSENYNTIVHSFTKNKDYNITVSKEFINKGDKILIVDDFLAMGNAVIGLKKIVEEAGAEVVGVGIVIEKGFQNGGKLLRESGLHLKSLAIIDSLEDNKIHLR
- a CDS encoding nicotinate phosphoribosyltransferase, whose amino-acid sequence is MEGNRLLTDFARVINSDRYQYTESDIFVMENSQEREAIFDMFFRKTEDNGFAVVSGVKEVIDLIKILNETSEEEKRKYFKEIIHEPKLLDYLSKLKFTGDIYAMREGEIAYANEPVISIKAPLVQAKILETPLLNIMNMQMAIATKASRVTRAAYPLQVSSFGSRRAHGFDSAVSGTKASIIGGCTSHSNLVAEYKYGVPSVGTMAHSYVQTFGVGKKAEKESFDMFIKYRRKRQANTLILLIDTYNTLKIGIKNAIQSFKDNGIDDTYQGVYGVRIDSGDLAYLSKKCRAELDRAGLKKAKIFLTNGLNEDLIKSLKEQQACGDIFGVGDAIAVSKSNPCFGGVYKIVEIQNQPVMKLSEDTIKISNPGFKEVYRIYDKKGIAYSDIITLVNGDTDKEKILSNEEFRTQDETNELKYSILYKGNYTYEKLTRLYVKNGQFTDEYYDLNDVLKSQKYYFNKLNKISNERKRLEFPHKYKVNLSKDLRELKYSLIEKITAEIYE